A part of Bacillus thuringiensis genomic DNA contains:
- the exsC gene encoding exosporium protein ExsC, with protein MTHIIDYQATQPISKTGETTFAIPASPDRAILAKIKLKISRRDARNNRVELIATVGVEGITEISQVLFRIFRDNVEIFNTQVGIESTDSEQFYAQTFQAIDQDLNCGTHVYSLTVENLTSGASAEVVGPLSFSALAIGQERKCC; from the coding sequence ATGACTCATATCATTGATTACCAAGCTACTCAACCTATTAGTAAAACTGGTGAAACAACTTTTGCAATTCCAGCTTCTCCAGATAGAGCAATTCTTGCAAAAATCAAATTAAAAATTTCAAGAAGAGACGCACGTAATAATCGTGTGGAATTAATTGCTACAGTTGGAGTTGAAGGTATAACTGAGATTTCACAAGTATTATTTCGAATTTTCCGTGATAACGTTGAAATTTTCAATACACAAGTAGGTATTGAATCAACAGATTCTGAACAATTCTACGCTCAAACATTTCAAGCTATAGATCAAGATTTAAACTGCGGAACTCATGTATATTCATTAACTGTAGAAAACCTTACTAGTGGTGCAAGTGCAGAAGTTGTTGGTCCTCTATCTTTTAGCGCTTTAGCTATTGGACAAGAGCGTAAATGTTGCTAA
- a CDS encoding nucleoside hydrolase: MSIVNKKIIFFGDFGIDDAVALIYANKTCKLDIIGIVAEYGNVSREIVTENVYFLERYYATEVKIIEGAARPMTAEEPLFFPEIHGDHGLGPIIPPDMRICKRENFCELIKLIEPCPEDVIIVATGRLTTLATLFLLYPNVMDKVCSYYIMGGAFLFPGNVTPVSEANFYGDPIAANIVMKYAKNATIYPLNVTQGALITPEMVDIINKEGTGQAKLIKPMIDFYYENFYKKEYPGIAGSPIHDLLPFISFINDDIFEYKKSAVWISTTNDVTRGQSVADFRKIAEPTMFDNRPIQKIAVGFNYPAFKEEFMRTILKPDCP; encoded by the coding sequence GTGAGTATAGTTAATAAGAAAATCATCTTTTTTGGAGACTTTGGTATCGACGATGCTGTGGCGTTAATTTATGCAAATAAAACATGTAAATTAGATATTATAGGTATTGTTGCTGAATATGGGAATGTATCGCGAGAAATCGTAACGGAAAATGTGTATTTTTTAGAAAGATACTATGCTACAGAAGTAAAAATCATTGAGGGTGCAGCAAGACCGATGACAGCTGAAGAGCCTTTGTTCTTTCCTGAAATTCATGGGGATCACGGTTTAGGACCAATTATTCCACCTGATATGAGGATTTGTAAACGGGAAAACTTTTGTGAATTAATTAAATTAATTGAACCTTGTCCAGAAGATGTTATTATCGTAGCGACAGGACGATTAACAACATTGGCAACGTTATTTTTATTATATCCAAATGTAATGGATAAGGTATGTTCGTATTATATTATGGGCGGTGCTTTTTTATTTCCGGGTAACGTTACTCCTGTATCAGAAGCTAATTTTTATGGAGATCCAATTGCCGCAAATATTGTGATGAAGTACGCAAAGAATGCGACTATTTATCCGTTAAATGTAACGCAAGGAGCCCTCATTACTCCTGAAATGGTGGATATAATTAATAAAGAAGGAACAGGGCAAGCGAAGCTTATTAAACCCATGATTGATTTTTATTATGAAAACTTTTATAAAAAAGAATACCCGGGTATTGCTGGAAGTCCGATTCACGATTTACTTCCGTTTATTTCTTTTATAAATGACGATATTTTTGAATATAAAAAATCTGCAGTTTGGATTAGTACGACAAATGACGTAACAAGAGGACAAAGTGTGGCAGACTTTAGAAAAATAGCTGAACCGACAATGTTTGATAATAGACCTATTCAAAAAATTGCAGTTGGTTTTAACTATCCAGCTTTTAAAGAAGAGTTTATGCGAACAATATTAAAACCTGACTGTCCCTAA
- a CDS encoding YqbF domain-containing protein — protein MYYVKLIKGQSFYAFDHRFLVSEEEKVSEKIYNYLRRNEFFEVRKEEYSA, from the coding sequence ATGTATTACGTAAAATTAATTAAAGGTCAATCTTTCTACGCTTTTGATCATCGTTTCTTAGTGTCTGAAGAAGAAAAGGTTTCAGAGAAAATCTATAATTACTTACGACGTAATGAATTTTTTGAAGTACGTAAAGAAGAATATTCTGCTTAA
- a CDS encoding class I SAM-dependent methyltransferase, translating into MNKEELVKQQFGNNAEKYVKSKIHAKGPDLQYVVQQVESRHNKRLLDIATGGGHVANALAPLFQEVVALDLTEKMLENAKNFIKSNGHENVSFVAGNAEILPFSDSSFDTITCRIAAHHFTNPAQFIYEVNRTLEHNGLFILIDNVSPENNEYDTFYNFIEKKRDPSHERALKKTEWITLLEKNGLQMQSCLTFDKKFDFDWWCDMMNVPLQKRVKLTECMMKTSVEMQEFFNIQYENNKIKSFYTEMALFICKKSATLKR; encoded by the coding sequence ATGAATAAAGAAGAGCTTGTAAAACAACAGTTTGGTAATAATGCGGAAAAGTATGTAAAAAGTAAAATTCATGCAAAAGGACCGGATTTACAATATGTAGTTCAACAAGTGGAGTCTCGTCATAATAAACGTCTTCTTGATATTGCTACTGGCGGAGGACATGTTGCGAATGCATTAGCTCCATTGTTCCAAGAAGTAGTTGCTTTAGACTTAACAGAAAAAATGTTAGAGAATGCGAAAAACTTTATAAAAAGTAATGGACATGAAAATGTATCTTTTGTCGCTGGAAACGCTGAAATTTTACCGTTTTCCGATAGTTCTTTTGATACGATTACGTGCCGAATTGCAGCACATCATTTTACGAATCCAGCTCAGTTTATATATGAAGTAAATCGTACGTTAGAACATAATGGATTGTTTATTTTAATAGATAATGTTTCACCAGAAAATAATGAATACGATACATTTTATAATTTTATAGAAAAAAAGCGGGATCCGAGTCATGAACGAGCGCTGAAAAAAACAGAATGGATTACTTTGTTAGAAAAAAATGGTTTGCAAATGCAGTCATGTCTTACTTTTGACAAGAAATTTGATTTTGATTGGTGGTGCGATATGATGAATGTACCTTTGCAAAAGCGTGTGAAGTTAACAGAATGTATGATGAAAACATCAGTTGAAATGCAAGAATTCTTCAACATTCAATATGAAAATAATAAAATCAAGTCGTTTTATACCGAAATGGCGTTGTTTATATGTAAAAAAAGCGCGACATTAAAAAGATAA
- a CDS encoding MFS transporter, which produces MWRNKNVWIVLIGEFIAGLGLWLGILGNLEFMQKYVPSDFMKSVILFIGLLAGVLVGPMAGRIIDQYEKKKVLLYAGFGRVLSVIFMFFAIQFESIAFMIAFMVALQISAAFYFPALQSVIPLIVREHELLQMNGVHMNVGTIARIAGTSLGGILLVVMSLQYMYAFSMAAYALLFLSTFFLQFEDKKSTTPSKQATKDNSFMEVFRILKGIPIAFTALILSIIPLLFIAGFNLMVINISEMQHDPTIKGFIYTIEGVAFMLGAFVIKRLSDHFKPEKLLYFFAVCTAFAHLSLFFSDIKWMSLTSFGLFGFSVGCFFPIMSTIFQTKVEKSYHGRLFSFRNMFERVMFQIVLLGTGFFLDTIGLQYMVLIFGVISLLIIFISLSKQKQYEKQPSQSANL; this is translated from the coding sequence ATGTGGCGTAATAAAAATGTTTGGATCGTTTTAATTGGGGAGTTTATTGCTGGTCTAGGGTTATGGCTTGGTATTCTTGGCAACCTTGAATTTATGCAAAAATATGTCCCTTCTGATTTCATGAAATCAGTTATATTATTTATCGGACTATTAGCCGGTGTTTTAGTTGGTCCTATGGCTGGTCGCATAATTGATCAGTATGAAAAGAAAAAAGTTCTTCTTTACGCTGGATTCGGTCGAGTTTTAAGTGTTATTTTCATGTTTTTCGCTATCCAATTTGAAAGTATCGCATTTATGATTGCATTTATGGTTGCTCTTCAAATTTCAGCAGCATTTTACTTTCCTGCATTACAATCTGTAATTCCACTCATCGTACGTGAGCATGAGTTATTACAAATGAACGGTGTACATATGAACGTTGGTACAATCGCTCGTATTGCGGGTACTTCACTAGGTGGAATTCTTTTAGTTGTAATGAGTTTACAGTATATGTATGCCTTCTCAATGGCAGCGTACGCTTTATTATTCCTCTCAACTTTCTTCCTACAATTCGAAGATAAGAAATCAACAACACCAAGTAAACAAGCTACAAAAGATAATAGCTTTATGGAAGTATTTCGTATTTTAAAAGGAATTCCTATTGCTTTTACAGCACTTATATTAAGTATTATCCCTCTATTATTTATAGCCGGATTTAATTTAATGGTAATCAACATTAGTGAAATGCAACATGATCCAACGATTAAAGGCTTTATTTATACAATTGAAGGTGTCGCATTTATGTTAGGGGCCTTCGTTATTAAACGTTTATCTGACCATTTCAAACCTGAAAAATTATTATATTTCTTCGCAGTTTGTACCGCTTTTGCACACCTTTCCTTGTTCTTTAGCGATATAAAATGGATGTCACTTACATCATTTGGTTTGTTTGGTTTTAGTGTCGGTTGCTTCTTCCCTATTATGTCGACAATTTTCCAAACGAAAGTGGAAAAAAGCTATCACGGCCGTCTTTTCTCATTCCGTAATATGTTTGAGAGAGTTATGTTCCAAATCGTTTTACTCGGTACTGGTTTCTTCTTAGATACGATTGGTTTACAGTACATGGTCTTAATTTTCGGTGTCATTTCATTATTAATTATTTTCATTTCATTATCTAAACAGAAACAATACGAAAAACAGCCTTCGCAATCTGCGAATTTATAA
- a CDS encoding YjgB family protein, with the protein MKVYVKIGMLFLAFTCIFTLVACKGTDEKKDTDPTTENSKNEQNNSAEKKKEHDAKSNNEGSAKPKTDSSTKDTVINQKSINHVKNLFELAKEGKVPNVPFAAHTGDIEEIEKAWGKADKTDQAGNGMYATFTNKNVSFGFNKGSQVFDVRSYHAELKLITLQEIEKALGKPNSVKVNGEDKIYVYKVNNQFELKFIIPKSTGKVNHISVFSPEDSINKMAG; encoded by the coding sequence ATGAAAGTGTATGTAAAGATAGGTATGTTATTTCTCGCTTTTACATGCATTTTTACATTAGTAGCATGTAAAGGGACGGACGAAAAAAAGGATACAGACCCAACAACGGAAAATAGTAAAAACGAACAGAATAATTCTGCTGAAAAAAAGAAAGAACATGATGCAAAATCAAATAATGAAGGATCAGCAAAACCAAAGACAGATTCAAGCACGAAAGATACAGTAATAAATCAAAAATCAATTAACCACGTTAAAAATTTGTTTGAACTAGCGAAAGAAGGAAAAGTACCTAATGTTCCGTTCGCAGCTCATACAGGAGATATTGAAGAAATAGAAAAAGCGTGGGGGAAAGCTGATAAAACGGACCAAGCAGGAAACGGAATGTACGCTACCTTTACAAATAAAAATGTTTCGTTCGGTTTTAATAAAGGATCACAAGTTTTTGATGTACGCTCCTATCATGCAGAGCTAAAGTTAATTACATTACAAGAAATTGAAAAGGCATTAGGAAAACCAAACTCAGTTAAAGTAAATGGTGAAGATAAAATATATGTATATAAAGTAAACAATCAGTTTGAGTTAAAATTTATCATTCCAAAATCGACTGGTAAGGTAAATCATATTTCGGTATTTTCGCCAGAGGATAGTATAAATAAAATGGCAGGGTAA
- a CDS encoding YvzF family protein, translating to MIRVRIEGTEEEMLEFMEKMPDIPGFEKTHTREPRKGNNPKYDSSKNVLAYLSYKKIEVANK from the coding sequence ATGATTCGCGTACGTATTGAAGGAACTGAAGAAGAAATGCTTGAATTTATGGAGAAAATGCCGGATATTCCTGGATTTGAAAAAACACATACGAGAGAACCGAGAAAAGGGAATAATCCAAAATATGATTCAAGTAAAAATGTACTAGCATATTTGTCTTATAAAAAGATTGAAGTCGCCAATAAATAG
- a CDS encoding GlsB/YeaQ/YmgE family stress response membrane protein has translation MIWSLIVGGILGWFASLITGKDVPGGVIGNIIAGIIGSWIGTKLLGSFGPVIGGFAIIPALIGAVILIFIVSFLLRAMRK, from the coding sequence ATGATTTGGTCTTTAATCGTTGGTGGTATATTAGGATGGTTTGCAAGCTTAATTACTGGAAAGGACGTACCGGGTGGCGTAATTGGTAATATTATTGCTGGTATTATCGGTTCTTGGATTGGTACGAAATTACTTGGTAGTTTTGGCCCTGTAATAGGCGGGTTTGCAATTATTCCAGCCTTAATTGGTGCGGTTATTTTAATCTTTATTGTAAGTTTCTTATTACGAGCAATGCGAAAATGA
- a CDS encoding aminopeptidase: protein MINNTIPSFLKLWESDDVELEVLNQYFTSHPEIFEEYFKYHCPKTRERLSNAIKQYPEKIKDIRIIAEVLPAIIHEITNEYLYKYNFDVNMKFHIFVGGFGSNAFVEREIIGDLFFAAEKLSPDLNHLRVIVAHEIGHIYHNVMLQNDGMDWGKADWADATVNLYREGVATYLSKQIMKGLNESVYYSYDNEGGRWLQYYIENEEHIKKRFLDDYIEGWTFEKEKEWFRLSGGQYFGYNRLSYFLGTAFVEYVAQASGESEVFTFWNKHNLKRDVMNWLSK from the coding sequence ATGATAAATAATACAATTCCAAGTTTTTTGAAATTGTGGGAAAGTGACGATGTAGAATTAGAAGTTCTTAATCAATACTTTACTTCGCATCCAGAGATATTTGAAGAATACTTTAAGTATCATTGTCCTAAAACGAGAGAACGTCTTTCTAATGCTATTAAACAATACCCCGAAAAAATAAAAGATATTCGTATCATTGCAGAAGTATTACCGGCTATTATTCATGAGATAACGAACGAATATCTTTATAAATATAACTTTGATGTAAATATGAAATTCCATATATTTGTTGGAGGCTTTGGCTCTAATGCTTTTGTAGAAAGAGAAATTATTGGAGACTTGTTTTTCGCAGCAGAAAAATTATCTCCTGATTTAAATCACCTTCGTGTTATTGTCGCTCACGAAATTGGACATATATATCATAATGTTATGTTACAAAATGATGGAATGGACTGGGGGAAAGCCGATTGGGCTGATGCGACAGTTAATCTGTATCGCGAAGGTGTTGCAACGTATTTATCAAAACAAATTATGAAAGGTTTAAATGAATCAGTGTATTACTCATATGACAATGAGGGTGGACGTTGGTTGCAATATTATATAGAAAATGAAGAACATATAAAGAAACGTTTTTTGGATGATTATATAGAAGGGTGGACGTTTGAAAAAGAGAAAGAGTGGTTTCGGTTATCTGGCGGACAATATTTTGGATACAACCGACTTAGTTATTTTTTAGGAACAGCTTTTGTAGAATACGTTGCACAAGCATCGGGAGAGAGTGAAGTATTTACTTTTTGGAACAAACACAATTTGAAAAGAGATGTAATGAATTGGTTATCGAAATGA